One Mycolicibacterium doricum genomic window, GGTGGCGAACCTGTCGTCCAACAACACGATCTGCGCGACGGACCGGGTGGCCGGGCTACCCGAACCCATCGCCACGCCGATGTCGGCGTCCTTGAGCGCGAGCACGTCGTTGACGCCGTCACCCGTCATCGCCACGGTGTGGCCGCGCGACTGCAGGGCATGCACCATCGCCCGCTTCTGGTCCGGGCTGACACGGCCGAACGTGGTGTGCGACTCGACCTCCTCGGCCAGCTCGTCGATCTTGTCGGGCAGGTGCCGAGCGTCCATGCAGTCGCCGTGCAGCCCCAGCGAGCCGGCCACCGCGCCCACCGACAGTGCGTTGTCACCGGAGATGACCTTGATCGACACCTTCTGGGCGGCGAAGTAGTCCAACGTATCTCGGGCGTCGGGCCGCACGCGTTGTTCGAGCGCCACCAGCGCGACCGGGGTCACGGCGCCCGGTGCAGCCGGATCGTCCACCGGCACGTCGGAGGAACCCACCATCAGAACCCGCAGGCCGTGGGCGCCGATGGCCTCGGCCCTTTCGGCGACCGGCGACGACGGGTCGAGCAACACGTCGGGCGCACCGATCACCCAGTTGCCGTGCGCGCCGTAGGACACCCCGCTCCACTTGGTGGCCGATCTGAACGGCGCGACGGCGGTGGCGGTCCAGCCGGGCGGGTTCGGGTAGGCCTCCGCGATGGCCCGGATGCTCGCGTTCGGGCGGGCGTCATCGGAAGCCATCGACGCCAGGACGTCCTCGACGGGATCGTTGGTGAACGTCTCGACGTCACTGAGGCGCATGCCGTTCTCGGTCAGCGTGCCCGTCTTGTCGGCGCACACCACGTCGACGCGGGCCAGCCCTTCGATGGCAGGCAGTTCGTTGACCAGGCACTGCCGGCGGCCCAGCCGGATCACACCGACCGCGAATGCGATCGACGTCATCAGCACCAGACCTTCGGGCACCATCGGCACCAGTGCGCCGACCATGGCCAGCACCGCCCGCCGCCACCCCGTGTCGGTGGTGAACAGCTGGGTGTAGATGGTGAGCAAGCCGGCCGGCACCAAGAGGTAGGTGATGAACCGCAGGATCTGGTTGATCCCGCTGCGTAGTTCCGATTTCACCAGCGTGAATTTGCTGGCCTCGTCGGCCAGTTTGGCGGCATAGGCTTCGCGCCCCACCTTGGTGGCCCGGTAGGCCCCGGATCCGGCCACCACGAAGCTGCCCGACATCACCGTGTCGCCGGCGTCTTTGGCGATCGCGTCGGCCTCGCCGGTGAGAAGGGACTCGTCGACCTCCAGGTTGTTGTCCTCGACGACCTCACCGTCGACGACGATCTGGTCGCCCGGGCCCAGCTCGACGATGTCATCGAGCACCACCTCGCTCGGGCTCAAGGGGCGGGACACCGGTCCGCACGCCGTGCGCCGTCGCACCAGCGGTTTGGCCTGCCCGACTATGGCCAGCTTGTCGAGCGTCCGCTTGGCCCGCAGCTCCTGGATGATGCCGATCGCGCTGTTCGCGATGATCAGCAGGCCGAAGGCGCCGTTGATGACCGATCCGGTGGACAACACGATGACCAGGAGCACGCCGAGGATGGCGTTGATGCGGGTGAAGACAT contains:
- a CDS encoding HAD-IC family P-type ATPase, encoding MTAAPAVTVAGLTEDEVARRVAAGQSNDVPTRAARTTGEIVRANVFTRINAILGVLLVIVLSTGSVINGAFGLLIIANSAIGIIQELRAKRTLDKLAIVGQAKPLVRRRTACGPVSRPLSPSEVVLDDIVELGPGDQIVVDGEVVEDNNLEVDESLLTGEADAIAKDAGDTVMSGSFVVAGSGAYRATKVGREAYAAKLADEASKFTLVKSELRSGINQILRFITYLLVPAGLLTIYTQLFTTDTGWRRAVLAMVGALVPMVPEGLVLMTSIAFAVGVIRLGRRQCLVNELPAIEGLARVDVVCADKTGTLTENGMRLSDVETFTNDPVEDVLASMASDDARPNASIRAIAEAYPNPPGWTATAVAPFRSATKWSGVSYGAHGNWVIGAPDVLLDPSSPVAERAEAIGAHGLRVLMVGSSDVPVDDPAAPGAVTPVALVALEQRVRPDARDTLDYFAAQKVSIKVISGDNALSVGAVAGSLGLHGDCMDARHLPDKIDELAEEVESHTTFGRVSPDQKRAMVHALQSRGHTVAMTGDGVNDVLALKDADIGVAMGSGSPATRSVAQIVLLDDRFATLPYVVGEGRRVIGNIERVSNLFLTKTVYSVLLAVLVGVAGLASEIFGTDPLLFPFQPIHVTIAAWFTIGIPAFVLSLAPNNERAQPGFVRRVMSSALPSGLVVGVATFTSYLLAYQGRAASETEQIQASTAALITLLVTAVWVLAVVARPYEWWRVALVAVSALAYVVIFSIPWAQDLFILDPTDVATTSMALAVGLVGAAAVEALWWLQGRLPGEHRRLWRERSVLAVGR